A single Anomalospiza imberbis isolate Cuckoo-Finch-1a 21T00152 chromosome 15, ASM3175350v1, whole genome shotgun sequence DNA region contains:
- the STC2 gene encoding stanniocalcin-2, which yields MCAELGGKLVAPALLLALLLASARAAAGTEATHPPEGPQDRTPQQKGRLSLQNTAEIQHCLVNAGDVGCGVFECFENNSCEIRGLHEICMTFLHNAGKFDAQGKSFIKDALKCKAHALRHKFSCISRKCPAIKEMVFQLQRECYLKHDLCSAAKENVQVIVEMIHFKDLLQHEPYVDLVNILLTCGEEVKKAITRSVQAQCEQNWGSLCSILSFCTSAVHGDAVLGAEKKVGEGSRAAAGRGDMVAHADPEHRESLRAAKGERGTKGHSNARVKAGGHGPKGAHGILDRADELSDFSDIRR from the exons ATGTGCGCGGAGCTCGGCGGAAAGCTGGTGgccccggcgctgctgctggccctgctgctggccagcgCCCGGGCGGCCGCGGGCACTGAGGCCACGCACCCGCCGGAGGGGCCGCAGGACAGGACCCCGCAGCAGAAGGGGCGCCTGTCCCTGCAGAACACAG CTGAAATCCAGCACTGCCTGGTAAATGCTGGCGATGTGGGATGTGGAGTGTTTGAGTGCTTTGAGAACAATTCTTGCGAGATCCGAGGCTTACACGAGATCTGCATGACATTCCTGCACAACGCTGGAAAATTCGATGCCCAG gGAAAATCCTTCATTAAAGACGCTCTGAAGTGTAAGGCTCATGCCTTGAGGCATAAATTCAGCTGCATCAGCCGTAAGTGCCCTGCCATTAAAGAGATGGTGTTCCAGTTACAGCGGGAGTGCTACCTGAAGCATgacctctgctctgctgccaagGAGAACGTCCAGGTCATTGTGGAGATGATTCACTTCAAAGACCTGCTGCAGCATGA GCCTTACGTTGACCTAGTGAACATCCTGCTCACCTGTGGCGAGGAGGTGAAAAAGGCAATAACGAGGAGCGTCCAGGCCCAGTGTGAACAGAACTGGGGAAGTCTCTGCTCCATCCTGAGCTTCTGCACCTCGGCCGTGCACGGAGACGCCGTCCTGGGGGCCGAGAAGAAGGTGGGGGAAGGCAGCAGGGCCGCTGCTGGCCGTGGGGACATGGTGGCCCACGCCGACCCCGAGCACAGGGAGAGCCTGCGAGCAGCCAAGGGAGAGAGAGGTACCAAGGGCCACTCCAACGCCCGGGTCAAAGCTGGGGGCCACGGTCCCAAGGGGGCCCACGGGATCCTGGACCGGGCAGACGAACTGTCCGACTTCTCCGACATCCGGAGGTGA